The Rhodothermales bacterium sequence CTACTTCCGACACATTGCCTGCTTTCTGCTCCAGCAGTTGCCGGGCCCGCTCCAGCCGGCTCTCCTGAATGAATCGGTGAACGGTCTGTCGGGTCAGTTCCTGCATCTTGCGCTGCAGCTGTCGCCGGCCCAGCCCCACTTCCTCCGCCAACTGCTCCACCCCGAACTGGCTGTCGCCCATTCCCGACTCCACGACAGTCCGCACCTTTTCCAGAAACGCCGCATCAGCCGAGGTCACCGTGATCTCTGTCGGCTTCAGTACGACTTCCTGGCGATACTTCTTTTTCAGCTCCTGATTCCGCTGAATCAGGTTTTCCGTCCGCGCCAGCAGCTCGCGGGCACTGAAAGGTTTGTACAGATAATCGTCCGCGCCCATCTTCAGCCCTTCGATCTTGTTCTCCTCGGCGGCTTTCGCCGTGAGCAGGAGCACCGGGATGTCCTGCGTGCGTTTGTCGCGACGCAGCGCCGAGCAGAGTCCGAAGCCGTCGAGCTTTGGCATCATGACATCGCTGATCACGAGGTCGGGCAGGGCCGAGAGCGCCAGCGCGAGGCCCGCCTCGCCGTCTTCGGCCTCAAGGATGCGGTAGGCTGTCAGGTGGCTCTTCAGATAGGCGCGTACGTCGGCGTTGTCCTCGACGAGGAGGATAGTGGCGGTGGTTAAGGTGGCTAGGTTGGACTGGGTGGACAGGGCGGACTCGGTGGACGGGGTGCCGTCCGACTGGTCCGCCCTGTCCAACCTGTCCACCGCAGGCGCGGCGTCATCGTCGGCAATCAGTTCCTCGTCCTTGAGGTGGCTCCGCCCGAGAGGCAGCGTCAGCTTGAACGTGCTGCCGAAACCTTCCTGGCTTTCCACGCGCAGCGCGCCGTGGTGCAACTCGGCGAGCTCCTTCGCGAGCGCCAGCCCGATCCCGCTGCCTTCGTGCCGGCGCGTCGGCGAGGCGTCCGCCTGGTGGAAGCGGTCGAAGATGTGCGGCAGCTCCGTCGCCGGAATGCCCTCGCCGGTGTCGCGGACGACGATCAAGGCCGAACCCTCGGAGGCCTCGACGGATACGCGAATCTTCCCGCCGGCGGCGGTGAACTTGAAGGCGTTCGAGAGCAGGTTGTAGACGATCTTCTCCAGTTTGTCGCGGTCGAAGTAGACCTCGAGTGTTTCGGGCTCGGCCTCGACACGGAGGTGTTTCTGCTCACGTTCAGCGCGGGAGACAAACGAAAGCGTGAGGGCTCGGACGAAAGCGACGAGGTCGTCGGCGCGGGCTTCGAGGCGCATTCCGCCAGCCTCGAGCCGGGCGAGGTCGAGCAGTTGGTTGATGAGCCGGTGGAGGCGATCGGCCGCGCGGTGCATGGAAGATAGCTGACCCCGGTAGCGGTCGTCCATCGGGCCATACGCCCCATCGAGGGCATCACGGATGGGGCCCAGGAGGAGGGTGAGCGGGGTGCGGAATTCGTGGGAGAGGTTAACGAAGAAGCGTGATTTCGTATGGTCGAGTTGCTCAACCCTTCGAACACGTTCCAGCGCAGTTTTCAAATTCTCAGCTGCACGAGCGCGTGAACGCCACCATCGACAGATCAATGCCAGCGCACATGCAACGATCAATGCGATCGACAGATCTAGGTGAGGTGCGAGCGCTATCTTTTCCACAGGACAAACCCTTCGATTATGATGCGTTAATGTGTAGCATGCAAAAGAGCGCAAGTCATATCTTGCGTTTATCTCATGCCTCACATCCATCACGTAGTCCTGTGAGCAAACGGGCCACGAGCCGTTGTTTTTAGGACACTGCGGCCTCTGGGCCATCCTGATCCGTGAAAACTGCACCGCCCTCAGATATCACGCGCCTACTCAACGCGGCTCGAGATGGAGACGAGCAGGCGCTTCGTGCGGTTTTTCCTCTCGTGTATGAGGAAATCCGTGAGCGCGCCCACCGGCAGCGCCAACGCTGGCATGGGGACGTCACGCTCAACACAACGGCACTTGTCCACGAAGCGTATATCAAACTAACCGGCCACACCGACTTCGAATGGGAAGGTCGCGCCCACTTCCTGGGCGTCGCGGCGAAAGCCATGCGCCACATACTTGTTGACTATGCTCGCCAACGACGGGCAGAAAAACGCGGCGGCGATGTTCAGCGGATATCGTTTGAAGAGTGGCATATACCCGACGCGGAGTTCGCGCTGACCGACGAAAAGGCCGACAGTATCGTGGCTTTGGAGGACGCCCTCCTTGCCCTCGAACAAGTCGATGAACGCGAAGCGCGGGTAGTCGAGTGCCGCTTCTTTGGCGGGCTGTCGGTGGAGGAAACGGCCAAGGTGTTGGGCATTTCTGAGCGAACGGTAAAGCGCGATTGGGCGATGGCCCAGGCATGGCTCATGCGAGAAATGAAGCGCGGCTAAGTGTTTTGCTTCTTATTGACGAAACGCTGCAGGCCCCATAACCCTGCCGCAGCCCAAGGGACAAAATCGGAAAGGGAGCCCGCGTTGCCGCGAGCCCCCTCTCGTATCGGGATGGTGGAGAACCGTCTTTCCCGAATGTCGCTACTTACTGGAACGAGCCGTCGTGATCCTTAAGCACATAGGTGATCGTGTGCCGCACTTCCGGGTTCTTTTCGAAGTGAACCGCTCGTTTCAGGTAGGCCATCGACCAGTCGTCGCCCAGTTTGCCCAGTGCAACTACCGCCATCCGGCGGACACGGTCGTCCTCATTATTTCTGTAGATGGTCACGACTTCCATCACGGTCTGCCGGGTTGCCGGCATGAAGTCGCCATACTGGATGAGCCGCTGCAGCGCGCTCTGTGTCATGCCTTCGGTCGACGAAGTGAGAGCGGCGGCGAGGCGCTCCCCATACGCGCGCCAGTCCTGGATTGACAGCGTGATGAGGTCCTGATGCGCCGGGGCTGCTTCCCGGATCGTCGCCGGGTCGAGCGTGGTGATTACGGTGGGAGCGCTGCGCTGAGCGTGGGCGGCGGCTAAGGGCGTCATGATCATGACGGCGGCAAGCGCCAAGCGGATGATCGAGTAGTTGGACGTAGTGAAGGGATTGCGTGTCGTTTTCATGGCGTTCACCGTCAGGATGGTCTGGTTGGCCGTTTGGGGCGAGAGCGTCGGATCATTGAAGACGCTCTTGCTTGCTTCACCCATTACCACGGAATCCATTGTCGCCAGGGGCCATCGATGTGAGATTTATTTTTGAAGGTGAAGGATGGGGACGTGCCGGCAGCCCTTCAACGGATCCGACTCAGAAAGACAGGGCGGCCGATCGGCTCTTTTATTATGGGCAGCGAAATAAGTCAGCGCCGTGAGCCCATTCGACAATGAAATAGGCGAGCATTGCTTATCTTTTCAACTGCTTAAATGGGTCAAGCCCACATCTTGCCTACGCTATCCCTTATGGCCCAATCGCAACGTGACCGTATCAAAGCCCTCTTCGAACAGGCGCTAGATCTTCCCATGCCGGCGCGAGCCGCATTCCTGGAGGACTCCTGCGCCGGCGATGCGGAGTTGCGCAAGGAACTGGAAAGCCTGTTGATTCACGCTGAAGGAGCGCCCGACTATCTGGACCGGCTCGCAGCTGACGTTTTGCCCGGGGACCGCCTGTTCATCGCACCGGCTGATTCCGCGGATCCCCTGATTGGCCAACGAATCGCGCATTACAACGTGCTACAACGACTTGGTGCCGGCGGAATGGGGGTCGTTTACAAGGCCATGGACACCCGATTAGACCGTGTCGTGGCGCTCAAATTTCTGACCCATCCGCTTAATATCGAAGCGGAAGCGAGGCAACGGTTCGTCCGAGAAGCAAAGACGGCCTCTTCGCTCGACCATCCAAACATCGGCACGGTCTACGAGATCAATGAAACCGATGATGGGAGGCTCTACATCGCCATGGCGTTTTACGATGGGGAGACGCTGAAGGAAACGATCGCCAGGGGGCCCCTTTCGATCGAAGACGCACGGAACTATGCCTGCCAGATGGCCGAGGGCATGACAAAGGCGCACGGGGCTAACATCATCCATCGGGATATCAAACCGGCGAACGTGATAATAACCTCGGGCGGAGTAATCAAGATTGTCGACTTCGGACTGGCGAAGATGAGCGGGGTCGATCCGTTGACCAGGACCGGCACGACGATGGGCACAGCCGCCTACATGAGCCCGGAACAGATCCGTGGCGAAAAAGCGGATCATCGGTCGGATCTCTGGTCGCTCGGAGTCATCCTGTACGAAATGATCGCGGGCACGAGACCATTCCAGGAGAATTATGAAAGCGCACTGGTCTACAGCATCGTTCACACCGAGCCTGATGACTTGTCTCTTTTACGCAAGGACGTGCCGGAATCCATGGTGTCGCTCGTCAAAACACTGCTTCAAAAGGATCCGGCATCACGTGTCTCGCTAGCTTC is a genomic window containing:
- a CDS encoding ATP-binding protein, with product MKTALERVRRVEQLDHTKSRFFVNLSHEFRTPLTLLLGPIRDALDGAYGPMDDRYRGQLSSMHRAADRLHRLINQLLDLARLEAGGMRLEARADDLVAFVRALTLSFVSRAEREQKHLRVEAEPETLEVYFDRDKLEKIVYNLLSNAFKFTAAGGKIRVSVEASEGSALIVVRDTGEGIPATELPHIFDRFHQADASPTRRHEGSGIGLALAKELAELHHGALRVESQEGFGSTFKLTLPLGRSHLKDEELIADDDAAPAVDRLDRADQSDGTPSTESALSTQSNLATLTTATILLVEDNADVRAYLKSHLTAYRILEAEDGEAGLALALSALPDLVISDVMMPKLDGFGLCSALRRDKRTQDIPVLLLTAKAAEENKIEGLKMGADDYLYKPFSARELLARTENLIQRNQELKKKYRQEVVLKPTEITVTSADAAFLEKVRTVVESGMGDSQFGVEQLAEEVGLGRRQLQRKMQELTRQTVHRFIQESRLERARQLLEQKAGNVSEVAYQVGFRDPRHFARLFQQKYKKPPSQWG
- a CDS encoding sigma-70 family RNA polymerase sigma factor, whose protein sequence is MKTAPPSDITRLLNAARDGDEQALRAVFPLVYEEIRERAHRQRQRWHGDVTLNTTALVHEAYIKLTGHTDFEWEGRAHFLGVAAKAMRHILVDYARQRRAEKRGGDVQRISFEEWHIPDAEFALTDEKADSIVALEDALLALEQVDEREARVVECRFFGGLSVEETAKVLGISERTVKRDWAMAQAWLMREMKRG
- a CDS encoding HEAT repeat domain-containing protein gives rise to the protein MKTTRNPFTTSNYSIIRLALAAVMIMTPLAAAHAQRSAPTVITTLDPATIREAAPAHQDLITLSIQDWRAYGERLAAALTSSTEGMTQSALQRLIQYGDFMPATRQTVMEVVTIYRNNEDDRVRRMAVVALGKLGDDWSMAYLKRAVHFEKNPEVRHTITYVLKDHDGSFQ